The Topomyia yanbarensis strain Yona2022 chromosome 3, ASM3024719v1, whole genome shotgun sequence nucleotide sequence TTAATCAAGATAACTCAAAATTAAGACAATGTATTTACATATCTGTTATGACAATTGGAAGTCACCGATAACAACATTTTCATATTAAAATGGACACGTTATATTTTGATTCTGCGAGCAACAATATTTATTTGGTAATGTTTACAATTCTAGTCTTACGACTAGCACTACCGTTTATGTTTCTTCTTGTAATTTATTGTTTCTTCTTGAAATTTATTTAGTAACTTTGATTTACATATTATATTTAAActagttttgtatttttttaattatctacatCTCCCATTGCATCATAAATTCTGCGAAATATCGAAAGTATCATTACCCGTGTGTTTTCTTGTCTCTTTCCAGGAGAAAACAATTTCCGTTACCAGCAATGGCGCTCCGGTAGGAACTAAGACCGCTACCGCGACGGTCGGCGAGCGTGGCCCAGTGGTGCTGCAAGATGTGCATTTTTTGGATGAACTGGCTCATTTTGACCGGGAGCGCATCCCGGAACGGGTGGTGCATGCCAAGGGCGCTGGTGCATTCGGATACTTCGAGGTGACGCACGACATAACCAAGTACACTTCGGCCAAGATTTTCGAGAAAATCGGTAAAAAGACTCCCCTAGCGGTGCGTTTTTCAACGGTCGGTGGTGAAAGTGGATCAGCTGACACGGCTCGTGATCCCCGTGGCTTTGCTGTGAAATTTTACACGGACGATGGCGTGTGGGATTTGGTTGGTAACAATACACCGATTTTCTTCATTCGGGATCCCATCCTGTTCCCAAGCTTCATTCACACTCAGAAACGTAATCCGGCTACTCATCTTAAGGATCCCGATATGTTTTGGGACTTCATCTCTCTACGCCCGGAGACCACTCACCAAGTTATGTTCCTATTTAGTGACCGTGGTATTCCAGATGGCTTCCGATTCATGAACGGATACGGATCTCACACATTCAAAATGGTCAACGCCGATGGTAAGCCTGTATACTGCAAATTCCACTTCAAGTGCGATCAGGGTATCAAGAATCTGGACGTCAAAAAAGCAGATGATCTTGCTGGTGCTGACCCGGACTACAGCATTCGTGATTTGTACAATGCTATTGCCAAAGGACAATATCCTAGCTGGACCCTAAAGATTCAGATCATGACTTTCGAGCAGGCCGAAAAGCATCCTTTCAACCCGTTCGATTTGACCAAGGTCTGGCCCCAGGCCGATTTCCCTCTCATGCCAGTTGGTCGAATGGTGCTAGATCGTAATCCGAAGAACTATTTCGCCGAGGTGGAACAGATTGCCTTTGCTCCATCGCATTTGGTTCCCGGAATCGAGCCATCCCCTGACAAGATGCTTCAGGGACGTCTGTTTTCTTATGCAGACACTCATCGTCATCGCCTTGGTGCCAACTACATTCAGCTGCCCGTAAACTGTCCGTATCGTGTCAAGACTAACAACTATCAACGTGATGGACCAATGAATTCTACCGACAATCAGGGCGGTGCCCCGAATTATTACCCCAACTCTTTCGGTGGTCCTGAGCCATGCCCATTCGCTCGCAAGCTTCAGAACGGCAACATGAAGGTAACCGGCGATGTTAATCGATACGAAACTGGAGACAGCGAGGACAACTTCACCCAGCCCGGACTTTTCTATCGCAACGTGTTGGATGAAGCCGCCCGTCAGCGCATGGTTACGAACATAGTTAACCACTTAGGTAACGCTTCCGCGTTCATCCAGGAGCGTGCAGTCAAGAATTTCGCCCAGGTCGATGGCGACTTCGGCCGACGTTTAACTGAAGGTCTAAAGCTGCGCCGCACTGCTAACCTGTAAAATGGAGTGTTTCGATCTATGGATCAAGAGTGAATATATATATACCCCTAATCGATTGCACACATACAagcttaattttttaaatatctttaCATTATATTTCACACACGAAGGAGAATTTAAGGTTAATTCATTATATTACGGGCGTAAATACGATTTATggttttcaaatcaaaatgcattgtTTATTCCTCTAGCTGTTATCATTCTTTGGAATAATATTTGATTCCAATAAAGTTTAACGATTTCCTACCATGAGGTGTTTTGCAGACATATCACAGTATCCCGAATCTATCATAGCAAGCAATACCTTTTCCGAATTTTCGACGCAACTAGTAGCCGATTTTCAGTGTAAAAATTGGGCCGCAGTTTTGTTGTTCACCCTGTCTGAGATCTGCGCGCCATCTACAGAAAATTAAGTGAGCACTTGTATCAAAGAGCAGAAAATAAAAGTTTATAACATGAAAACTAGTTTTATTCTCGGTCGATCCCGTGTTCGGTTCCCTCAAGCACAATAGACGTGTACTGCTGTTCCACACGCAATTGTCCCATGTTggcaactgagaaaaacgcgatagaagatgaaaattgtattagcAATCTGGAGGGAAGCGATGCAAAAATAAAGCATTATTGTCTAGAATTAGGGGAAAGTGAGGCAATATGAGCACCCTTAGCTTTGAAGGAAAATATATCTGCAGCAAAACATACAAATAATCCCAAATTTCCCTCTATTGTAGACTACAACATATTCTTCACATGCAATCATTAAACGTACTgaagaaaattcaaaatctttgaaaataatCGTTTGTAATGATCGATCTTTGGCTTGGTAAAAACCTTGTGGGACAATATGAGCAATCTTAAGGGGCTAATCATGTCGCAAAAAATATTTGATcacaaaatttaatattttccatTGATTTAGTGACATTTAGTTGCCAATGAAATTCATCGTATAGTTTTTAGCAGCATTTCGGGACTATTAGATAcaaatttccattttgttttaataatatCTTTGCGAGTAATTTTCTCGaccaaggcacaaatctccgatcaccatggggaacgtgccatttgagccagacgctactgattcctgaactTCAGGTATAAAACATTTACATATGGATAACTTTTCGGGATTTAATGCATAAACTCATATGAGATTTGCGTGGTGCTCATTTTGCCCCATGCAGTAGAGCTATTTTCGCAGATTTTTTGTGGAAATTATAAAGCcttgttaaattatttttatatttgaaatAGAAATATTTAGAAAGACGTTAAATATTACGGAGTTGTATGCATTTTTCATTTACCGCGTACATACGTCATGCGAATGCTTAGGGTAGAAGTATCATTCTTCGCCCCCTCCCTAATATTCGCCCCCCTTGCAGAACAATTGCAAATAATTCTATCTGCTTTACGATCTGGAACTCCGCTTTCGACTATTACTGAAAAACAAACTAAGTCGAATAGAATGTGAAAACTGccctattttcaacaaaaataacatattaCAGCTATAACATATTTTTAATCGTAAATAAAGTAGTACCTGTAGAGCACTTACTTCTCTGAAAACTAAAAATGGTGACAATTTTTTATCGCGgggaaagttatataaattttgtgAGTAAGCGTtagaatattcaatagtaatgtTTTTAAGCATTGCAGGAATACATGCCAACGCACATCCGCGATTATTACCTTTCTTTAATtaagtttgaacaattttaaaaagtGGCGAAAATTAACGCAAGATGAAACTCAAATCTAATCTTCGCCCCTGGCGAAATCCCATATAGCGTTCTTTTCTTCGTATGAGTTTCTATCTTCGCCCCGTTCCACAGTGGTCACAAAGTAGACTATTGATTTTAGTTATGTGAAGTCTTtgaggaaatttcttgaaata carries:
- the LOC131688566 gene encoding catalase isoform X2, yielding MPRNPAENQLTLCKENQTEKTISVTSNGAPVGTKTATATVGERGPVVLQDVHFLDELAHFDRERIPERVVHAKGAGAFGYFEVTHDITKYTSAKIFEKIGKKTPLAVRFSTVGGESGSADTARDPRGFAVKFYTDDGVWDLVGNNTPIFFIRDPILFPSFIHTQKRNPATHLKDPDMFWDFISLRPETTHQVMFLFSDRGIPDGFRFMNGYGSHTFKMVNADGKPVYCKFHFKCDQGIKNLDVKKADDLAGADPDYSIRDLYNAIAKGQYPSWTLKIQIMTFEQAEKHPFNPFDLTKVWPQADFPLMPVGRMVLDRNPKNYFAEVEQIAFAPSHLVPGIEPSPDKMLQGRLFSYADTHRHRLGANYIQLPVNCPYRVKTNNYQRDGPMNSTDNQGGAPNYYPNSFGGPEPCPFARKLQNGNMKVTGDVNRYETGDSEDNFTQPGLFYRNVLDEAARQRMVTNIVNHLGNASAFIQERAVKNFAQVDGDFGRRLTEGLKLRRTANL
- the LOC131688566 gene encoding catalase isoform X1 gives rise to the protein MSRNPAENQLNLYKDCQKEKTISVTSNGAPVGTKTATATVGERGPVVLQDVHFLDELAHFDRERIPERVVHAKGAGAFGYFEVTHDITKYTSAKIFEKIGKKTPLAVRFSTVGGESGSADTARDPRGFAVKFYTDDGVWDLVGNNTPIFFIRDPILFPSFIHTQKRNPATHLKDPDMFWDFISLRPETTHQVMFLFSDRGIPDGFRFMNGYGSHTFKMVNADGKPVYCKFHFKCDQGIKNLDVKKADDLAGADPDYSIRDLYNAIAKGQYPSWTLKIQIMTFEQAEKHPFNPFDLTKVWPQADFPLMPVGRMVLDRNPKNYFAEVEQIAFAPSHLVPGIEPSPDKMLQGRLFSYADTHRHRLGANYIQLPVNCPYRVKTNNYQRDGPMNSTDNQGGAPNYYPNSFGGPEPCPFARKLQNGNMKVTGDVNRYETGDSEDNFTQPGLFYRNVLDEAARQRMVTNIVNHLGNASAFIQERAVKNFAQVDGDFGRRLTEGLKLRRTANL